A genome region from Pseudoalteromonas tetraodonis includes the following:
- a CDS encoding FlgO family outer membrane protein has product MKRLLLTLCLPLGFGCSQMTNHSDTQITDDAPMFFEQRPVAAPTQSDSLYQNKTAVMNKNKQVNTPTRKNINHYVRGIMQDMAENLQYVNTKTPLAVSSFVFLDRDYNNADLVGNQIAESFMHELHNFGVPVIDFKTTDYMRVTPGGDFVFSRDYLELNQEQNFSYVLAGTLVNHQGGILVNARIVGLASKAVVGSAQGFIPQSVIDALNSSNSADGIMLKQASK; this is encoded by the coding sequence ATGAAACGCCTACTATTAACTTTATGTTTGCCACTAGGCTTTGGTTGTTCACAAATGACAAACCATAGTGACACACAAATTACCGACGATGCGCCTATGTTTTTTGAGCAACGCCCTGTAGCCGCACCTACACAAAGCGACTCGCTGTATCAAAATAAAACAGCAGTGATGAATAAAAACAAACAAGTTAACACGCCAACACGTAAAAATATTAATCATTATGTGCGTGGCATCATGCAAGACATGGCTGAAAATTTACAGTACGTAAATACTAAAACGCCATTAGCGGTATCAAGCTTTGTTTTTTTAGACCGTGACTACAACAATGCTGACTTAGTGGGTAACCAAATAGCAGAGAGCTTTATGCATGAGCTGCATAATTTTGGTGTACCGGTAATCGATTTTAAAACCACCGATTATATGCGTGTAACACCTGGCGGCGATTTTGTTTTTAGTCGCGACTACTTAGAGCTTAACCAAGAACAAAATTTTAGTTACGTATTAGCCGGCACGCTAGTAAACCACCAAGGTGGCATACTAGTAAACGCACGTATTGTTGGTTTAGCGAGTAAAGCGGTTGTAGGCTCTGCACAGGGCTTTATTCCGCAATCAGTGATCGACGCGTTAAATAGCAGTAACAGTGCTGATGGCATCATGCTAAAACAAGCGAGTAAGTGA
- a CDS encoding FlgO family outer membrane protein, which produces MANLAKRSALISISALSLLLSGCNLLGESSMAEPAKSEPEQTVVSDLDFNQIMAQMQRNDEQEQYADTTQFNPNKHHKSLVNYVEQMALDLTDTMQVAPQDAAIAVTSFVDLDASLTTASQLGNQLSETFIHQLQKFGYSAVDFKTANLITVNKQGDFAFTRNTRKLAGTSIASHVLSGTLIYREDGVEINARVIDIQSKRLAASSRTFIPLYVLNKEDIYLSSN; this is translated from the coding sequence ATGGCTAACTTAGCTAAGCGCTCAGCTTTAATTAGCATAAGTGCATTATCATTATTACTTTCAGGCTGTAATTTACTTGGTGAATCTAGCATGGCCGAACCCGCCAAATCTGAGCCAGAGCAAACAGTGGTAAGTGATCTTGATTTTAACCAGATCATGGCGCAAATGCAGCGCAATGACGAGCAAGAGCAATATGCTGATACAACGCAATTTAATCCAAACAAGCACCACAAAAGCTTAGTTAATTACGTTGAGCAAATGGCACTTGATTTAACCGACACCATGCAAGTAGCCCCTCAAGATGCAGCGATTGCGGTTACGTCGTTCGTTGATTTAGACGCAAGTTTAACTACAGCAAGCCAGTTAGGTAATCAGTTATCAGAAACCTTTATACATCAGCTACAAAAGTTTGGTTATAGCGCCGTTGATTTTAAAACAGCCAATTTAATTACCGTAAATAAGCAAGGCGATTTTGCCTTTACACGAAACACTCGCAAACTTGCTGGTACCAGTATAGCCAGCCATGTATTGTCAGGCACCCTTATTTATAGAGAGGACGGGGTAGAAATAAACGCACGCGTTATTGATATTCAAAGCAAACGTTTAGCAGCCAGCAGCCGAACATTTATACCGCTTTACGTATTAAATAAAGAAGATATATATTTATCAAGCAATTAA
- a CDS encoding FlgO family outer membrane protein, which translates to MRLLLPLLLLNLAGCSLTPQPKPSISTDAPKAVMAPYTVNQYVSSLSAQLSHIKEPFKSTASIAVSSFYLADALDSHVAQGQGAGLSQQIQESLITQFTQLGYNTVEYRLENQLNLSASADSVLSRNTGNLKQRQIIDFVITGTLTRQEHAYIVNARMVNMQTNQVVSAGSTEIPINVMWSNEKIQQRGDYIYRSEY; encoded by the coding sequence ATGCGCCTTTTGTTACCCTTACTATTATTAAATTTAGCGGGCTGTAGTTTAACACCTCAGCCAAAGCCGAGTATAAGCACTGATGCGCCTAAAGCGGTTATGGCACCTTATACGGTGAACCAGTACGTAAGTAGCTTAAGTGCCCAGCTTAGCCATATTAAAGAGCCTTTTAAAAGCACTGCTTCAATTGCGGTCAGTAGCTTTTATTTAGCAGATGCCCTAGATTCTCACGTTGCTCAAGGGCAGGGGGCAGGGCTTAGCCAGCAGATTCAGGAAAGCTTAATAACCCAGTTCACCCAATTAGGTTATAACACGGTTGAATATCGGCTTGAAAACCAACTTAACTTATCAGCGAGTGCAGACTCAGTACTTAGCCGCAATACTGGCAACTTAAAGCAGCGTCAGATTATTGACTTTGTCATCACCGGTACTTTAACTCGCCAAGAGCATGCTTATATTGTTAATGCACGAATGGTAAATATGCAAACCAACCAAGTTGTATCTGCCGGCAGTACTGAAATTCCCATCAATGTGATGTGGAGCAATGAAAAAATACAGCAGCGCGGTGACTATATTTACCGCAGTGAATATTAA
- a CDS encoding SPOR domain-containing protein produces the protein MQHANLYKRYSILIACIGALFISGCSSPKTTVESPQPKQASASLSDEELAQLKASSQQWQAAKAGVERLLVIEQDLKLLISQLNAVANQDTASTNTPVVPTAKASAETVSPKVAQKAQMATNAAADEKQAVKALFALQVAAVTDKDRLSQSLNEIKASASSLFEGEFVANVETINVSGITYYRLKLGAYQEQANAAADCDKLKQRQINCIVSHYTQQPLK, from the coding sequence ATGCAACATGCTAATTTATATAAACGCTATTCAATACTCATCGCCTGTATTGGTGCTCTTTTTATATCTGGATGCAGCAGTCCCAAAACAACAGTAGAGTCGCCTCAGCCTAAACAAGCCAGTGCAAGCCTTTCTGATGAGGAGTTAGCGCAGCTAAAAGCATCGTCTCAACAGTGGCAAGCAGCCAAAGCAGGTGTTGAGCGTCTATTAGTTATTGAACAAGACTTAAAGCTATTAATAAGCCAATTAAATGCGGTGGCAAATCAAGACACCGCATCAACAAATACGCCTGTAGTACCAACAGCTAAAGCTTCAGCTGAAACGGTATCACCAAAAGTAGCACAAAAAGCTCAAATGGCAACGAATGCAGCAGCTGATGAAAAACAAGCCGTTAAAGCGCTGTTTGCCCTCCAAGTTGCAGCCGTTACCGACAAAGACCGACTTAGCCAAAGTTTAAATGAAATAAAAGCCAGCGCATCTTCGTTATTTGAGGGGGAATTTGTGGCGAATGTAGAAACTATCAACGTGAGTGGCATAACTTACTACCGTTTAAAGCTTGGGGCTTATCAGGAACAAGCGAATGCGGCTGCTGATTGCGATAAACTTAAACAGCGCCAAATCAACTGCATTGTGAGTCATTACACCCAGCAGCCTTTAAAATAA